Sequence from the Candidatus Izemoplasma sp. genome:
ACTTGGAATGTGACCAAACTTAATAAGTAAGCATTTAAGACACTTATTATTGCGATCACACCATAAAGCCAGTGCGTTATCTGATATTGTTTACGAATATTATTTCCAAGAAACACTATCAATAGTAAGAATATAATAGTAAGTCCCGTATTAATTAATCTCATCAATAGATAATTTGTAAGGCCGTAAAACACGCCAACAATTAATGAGCCTAAAAGACTTGCGACAACGACATAAGCCAAATCTATTTTATCAATTTTTGTCATAAAATCACCCAAAAAAAGGTGCAAAGCACCTTATTTCTTATTCACTAATGACTTACCAGTCATTTCGCTTGGTTGTTCAACACCGAGATATTCTAACATTGTCGGTGCCACGTCTGCCAAGATACCACCATCACGAATGGTAATATCTTTATCGGTAATAATAAGTGGTACTAAATTCGTTGTATGGGCTGTAAAGATGTTTCCATCCTCATCAAGCATTTTTTCAGCATTTCCATGATCCGCTGTAACAATTGCTACGCCACCTTTATCTAAGATTGCATCAACGACTTTACCAACACATTCATCGACTGTTTCAACAGCTTTGATTGTTGCAGGAATATCTCCTGTGTGACCAACCATGTCACAGTTTGCATAATTTAATATAATCGTATCATGTTTATCTGATGCGATTTCATCTAATATTTTTTCAGTGACCGTGTACGCACTCATCTCAGGTTGCATATCATAAGTCGCTACTTTCGGACTATTCACAAGGACGCGTTTACTGTTTTTGATTTCCTTATCAACGCCACCATCAAAGAAGAATGTTACATGGGCATATTTTTCAGTTTCGGCAATACGTAATTGATTTAAGCCTGCATCACTGATCACATCACCATACATATTATCAAGTTTCTGTAACCCAAACGCGATATCACCTTTGACATTTTCAGAATAACTCATTGTTTGTACGAATGTGATATCATGCGGTCCATTCTTATGCTCGACACCAGATGCTTCTGGGTTAGATAATGCAGTACTAATTTGGATCGCACGATCAGGTCTAAAGTTCGCAAATATAACGCTGTCTTTATCTTCAATCATACCGTTTTTATTTACCACAAACGGAATCACAAATTCATCCCATATTTTTTCTTTATGGTTCGCTTTAACACCGGCGATTGGATCTTCATAATGCGGTCCTTTAGCTTGTGTCATAACATCATAATGTTTTTGGATACGTTCCCAGTTTTTATCCCGGTCCATTCCATAATAACGTCCCCCCACTGTGGCAATTTTACCATAGTTAATCTCATCCATGTAATCCAGTAATTCTTGAATATAGATTGGCGCAGAATCTGGAGGTACATCCCGTCCATCTAACAAGGCATGAACATATGTTTCTTCGACGCCTTGATCTTTGGCTAAATCTAAGAACGCTTTAATGTGAAGAATGTGACTATGCACACCACCATCACTTAAGAGTCCCATAATGTGTAGTTTTGAATCATTGTCTTTTACGTTTTTAATCGCATCAAGATATGTGTCATTCTTAAAAAATGACTTGTCTTCGATAGCTTTATTGATCCGTGTTAACGATTGGTAAACAACACGTCCGGCACCTAAATTCATGTGTCCAACTTCACTGTTCCCCATTTGTCCTTCTGGTAATCCAACCGCAAGACCGTCTGCACGCATCGTATTTGTTGGATATTCTTTCATTAATAAATCGACATTAGGCGTATTTGCCATTTTCACGGCATTCCCTGTCTCATTTTCTTCTAAACCAAACCCATCCATAATGATAAGCGCTACGGGTTTTTTCATAGTTATCACCTCTAACAAACACATTATAGTATAAAAACAGTAAAATTCATAGTAATATAGCCTATGTGATAGCGTTTACACATTTAGGTGTATGTATTTCTTTTCTTATCAAAGTATATTATAATGATTGTGAGGTGATTTTATGGCACAACTATATTTAGAAACTGTCCATCAGATATTAAAAGATCAAGTCGGTAAACAAATATATAATTACACGGTTCCTGATTTATGGAACTGTTTTGACTATGATCCCCATAAATTTATTAAAACTCCAGATAATGAGTTAATGGTTGATCCCTTTGATTTTTATGCGTCACTTATTGAATCATATATCTTACCTAAGAAAAAGGATAACAAAGATTATCTTAAAAGCTATGCTCAATTACAGAACCGTTCATTAAATAAACGGAATTATTTACCGGGCGATTGGATAAAAAAAAGCACACTCTATTCAACAATGATACGTGCAAGTGGTGCATGGGATCATGACCGTAGTGGTAGATTAGAAGATGCTAATATCTATCAGATGCAGGAAACAGGTAGTTTTATCAAGATGCTTGCGTTGTTACCACTACTTAAAAAGATGGGTGTTGATGTGGTTTACATGTTACCGATCTCGCTCTTTAGTTTGAAAGATAAAAAAGGCGATTTGGGAAGTCCTTATGGTGTTAAAAGTTTCACAAAACTAGATCCTAATTTAAAGGATAGTTTAACAGGTGACAGTTTGACAGTGGATGAGGAATTCAAAGCCTTTGTTGAAGCATGTCACATTTTAGACATGAAAGTTATCATTGATATTATTCCAAGAACAAACTCAGTAGATAGTGACTTAATCAGAAGTCATCCTGAATGGTTTTATTGGATTAAAGCAAGTGAATATGATCAATACAAAACACCAACGATTCCAGGGATTCCACCAACAGCTACACCTACTATCGATATGATGGAACGGGTATATAAAGACCCTGATACCTTACGACATATTAATATGTTCCAATATGATCCTAAAACACAAGATAAAGAACTGTGGGAATCAATACGGCGTAAGAAAAATTTATCAAAAGCAATTGAAGAAACTTTTGACTTACGGGTAGCACCGGCATTCAGTGATTATATCAATGATCCACAACCACCATGGACTGATGTCACTTTCTTTAGAATGTATGAAGATTTTCCAAAAGCAACAAAAAAATTCTTAGATACTACTGAACGACCACCTTATATATTATATGATACGATTAAGTCGAATATGTACCCAGGTGATCAACCAAATATGGGACTTTGGAATACATTAGCCGATATTGTACCCGCTTATCAGCGTGCCTTTGGCATTGATGGTGCACGGATTGATATGGGCCATGCATTACCACGCGAATTACTCCATTTAATTATTAGAAAAGCACGCAAAAATGATCCTGACTTTTGTTTTATAGCTGAAGAACTTCAACCACAAAACGCGCACAAAGCAAGAGAAAATGAATATAACTTAATTATTAGTAATGGGTTCGTTATGGAACCTCGCTTCTTTGAAGGTAAGTTGCTTGAATTCATTCATCAAAGTATCAATTTACCTATCCCCGTTTTAGCGATGGGAGAAAGTCATGATACACCTAGACTAGCAGCTCGTGAGGGTGGACCAACTATTGCCAGACTATTAACAATCCTCAATATGTTTATGCCTGAGGCAGTCCCCTTCATTAACAGTGGTCAAGAAGTCTATGAAACGCAACCGATGAATACTGGACTTGATTGTCGTGACAATGAACAATATATGCTCGATCCGAATGATCCGTATTACGGAAAATTAGCGCTGTTTGATAAATATGAATTCCATTATACCAATGATCGTCGCTGGGAATTACCAGATATCTTAGACTTTATTCGTCCAATAAGAACAAAATACTTACCACAAATTACAAACAAAAAGTACTTTGTCCCACTTTATGGTGACAATCATCCTGACACACTCATTGGTCTAAGTTATTACAAAAACACCAAGCGTAAAGAACATAATATGTTAATCATACTTGCCAATAGTAATCCATATGATGAAGTGAAGCGAGCTATCCCTATTCATACCTTGAGGGATAAATCACAGAACAAAGCTACTGTAGGTAAGCTTCTCTTTTCAACCCACGAATCTCCAAGGCCATTTACACAGTTTTTCAATGTGAATACATTAGATATTCATTTAGGTCCTGGCGAAGTTAAAATTATTGAAATTTAAATATAAAAAAAGTCTGGTGCGCCAGACTTTTTATTTGATGTCTATGATAAAGAATGTTTTAGTGTTTCAAGATCGTATGCCAAGACACGGCGATAAAGTACATCGATAACTAACATTTGTAAAGGTAACTTAATTAATAATGTAACAACTCGCGCTGGGAACATAGCATAACTACCTTCTTGGAAAAAGATATAAAGTTGTAACGTATTAAGACCGAATGTTACGGTGCTTGTCATAAGAACAACTAAGATCAGTTTTAACACCGAGTACTCTTTTTTATATAAGAATAACCCTGGCATTATACCCCAAAGCATTGAACTCACTGTAAATAAGTTAAATCCGGTTGCCAAGTTGGGTACCATAATATTTATCCAGTCCGCTGTGAAGCCACCAATAGCCCCGGCAAGAGGACCAAACATTATACCCACAATCATTAAGGGAATGTCATAAAAAGTAAAACGATACGTTGCAATGGTCAGACTAAATCCAACTTTTAGTACCGTTGCAATTGCCACTAAAATAGCAATGCGAATTAAAATGTGTAATGTAAAATGTGTTTTACGCATAAATAAAAAACCTCCTATGTATATTTAGAGGTCCACCTCAAAAAAGCTTATTTTTCAGCGGACGCACTATTTCACCGCCACATGTGTGTTCGTTTATACCCAACTTCCCATGGTATAACACTTAACGCGAAATAGCTACTCTGACAATACTTATTGTATCAAAATAAAAGTCGATGTCAACAAAGAAACAATCGATTTATAAAGAAAAATCGATTGGTGTGCGCTGGTTCTTTTTTAAAAAGCTATTAATCTTAGAAAAAACATGTGAACCAAAGAATGAATGTCTAGCACTTAACGGACTCGGATGACTCGACGATATGACTAAATGATGAGGATTATGAATATAGTCTTTATAAACTTTGGCTTTATTTCCCCAAAATACAAAGACTTTTGGGGTATCGTTTTGATCAAGTAATGACATGATATCTATCAAAAGCTTTTGCCAGCCCACATTTTTGTGACTGAGAGGAGCATTTTCTTCAACAGTTAAAATGGCATTTAACAATAATACACCTTGTCTTGCCCATGTCGTTAAATCTCCATGTTGGGGAATATCTATCCCTAAATCATTGTGCATTTCTTTAAAAATATTTTTTAGTGATGGCGGAATTTTAATTCCTTTATGTACACTAAAAGCCAGCCCATTGGCTTGGCCTTTGTTATGATATGGATCTTGTCCAATAATAACGACTTTAACATCTGAAAAAGGACACTCTTTAAGGGCATTAAACACATCACTTTTGGGTGGATAAATAGTATTTTTTTGATAAGCTTTATTTAAAACCGTTATTATTGTGTCAAGATATGATAGATCAGTATACGTTTCTAGTCGTTTTCGCCAATCTTTTGGTAGTTCCATATTATCACCTAATCATAGTATACTAAAGAGTCCCTGTAAACGCAAAAAAAAGATAGCACAAACGTGCTATCTTTACATATTAAAATCAATTATTTATTACGAATTTTTGCTTGTGCGGCAGCAATAATCGCAACTGGAATACGGAATGGTGAACAAGAGACATAATCTAATCCAGATCTATGGAAGAAATCAATTGATGTAGGTTCTCCACCATGCTCTCCACAAACACCAACTACGATGTCGTTATTGACTTTCTTCGCATTGGTTGTTGATAATGCGACTAATTGTCCAACACCATCTTGGTCAACCGCTTGGAATGGGTCGCGTGGTAAAATTTTCTTATCAGAATATTCTTTTAAGAATTTACCAGCGTCATCACGGCTAAATCCAAATGTCATTTGTGTTAAGTCATTTGTTCCGTAAGAAATGAAGTCTGCTTCTTTACCAATTTCATTAGCAGTTAATGCAGCACGTGGTGTTTCAACCATTGTACCTACTTTATATTCTAGGTCTACACCTGCTTCTTTAATTAATGCATCTGCAGTTTCTTTGATGTAATCTTTTAAGTAAGTTAACTCTTTAACTGTAGATACAAGTGGTACCATAATTTCAGGTTTTACAACTTTACCTTCAGCAGCAACTTCTAGTGCAGCTTGGATAATTGCTTTCACTTGCATAACTGAAATTTCTGGGTAAGTGACACCTAAACGGCATCCACGGTGACCTAACATTGGGTTGAACTCATGTAATTGGTCAAGTGCTTCGCGTAATTTATCTGCTGTAATATTTAATTCTTTTGCAACTTCTTCCACTTCATCTTCATGAGGTAAGAACTCATGTAGTGGTGGATCTAATAAACGGATCGTAACAGTTTTACCCGCCATAGCTGAAAAGATTTCTTTAAAGTCTTTTAATTGGTGAGGTAAGATTTTTTCTAATGCTGCTTCGCGTGCTTCTTTGCTTTCAGCTAAAATCATACGGCGAACATCTAAAATTCTTTCATCATCGAAGAACATATGTTCTGTACGACATAATCCAATTCCTTCAGCACCAAATTTAAGAGCTTGTAAGCTATCGCGTTCGTTATCAGCATTTGCTTTAACGCCTAAGTCTTTAATTTCTGCGGACCATTCTAAAATTTGGGCGAACTCGCCACTAATTTCAGGCACTTTTGTTTTGATTGTTCCAGCGTAAACTTTACCTGTTGAACCATCAATACTAAATGGTGTTAGTTCTGGATATTTTTTACCATTAATGGTCATATATCCTTCTGCTTCATTAATTGAAAGTTCATTACATCCACTAACGCAGCATTTACCCATACCGCGAGCTACAACTGCAGCATGTGATGTCATACCACCAAGTTGCGTAACGAAACCTTCACAAACGATCATTCCTTCAATGTCACCAGGAGATGTTTCTTTACGGAATAATAATAACTTTTCACCAGTTGTTTCTTTAAGTTCAGCTGCGCGTTCACTGCTAAATACAATTTTACCAGTTGCAGCACCAGGACTTGCAGCAAGACCGGTTGTTAGTAATTCTCCATTTTCTAGTGATTCTTCATCGAAGACTGGATGTAATAATGCATCAATTGCATTAACATCAATTTGATCTACAGCTTCTTCTTTACTTAATAATCCTTCTTCAACCATATCAACGGCAATTTTTACACCTGCAGCTGCAGTACGTTTACCATTACGTGTTTGAAGTAAGTATAGTTCGCCTTCTTCAACAGTAAACTCAATATCTTGCATATTGCGGTAATGTTGTTCTAAGCGTTCGACAATATCCATTAACTCAGCATGAATGTCAGGTGCTTTGTTAGCGAATTCATCTAATTCTAATGGTGTTCTGATTCCAGCAACGATGTCTTCACCTTGTGCGTTAAATAAGAACTCACCAAAGACTTCTTTTTCACCAGTTTTTGGATCACGTGTAAATAATACACCTGTACCAGAATTATCACCGGTATTACCAAAGACCATTTCTTGAACGTTTACTGCTGTTCCCCATGCGTCTTCGATATTATTATGTTTACGGTAAATCTTCGCACGTGGTGTATCCCATGATTCAAATACCGCATTAACAGACATTTCTAATTGTGTATACGGATCTTGTGGAAATGGTTTACCTGTTTCTTTTTTGACGATTTTAAGAAATTCTTCACTTACGAATTTCCAATCATCAGCTGTTAATTCTAAGTCTAAATCATATCCTTTTTCTTCTTTGACTTTGTCAAGTACGTCCTCGAATAAATCGAATTCAATCCCTTGAACAACTTCTCCGAACATTTGGATAAAACGACGATAGATGTCATAAACGAATTTTGGATTACCTGTTTTTTCGATCATACCTTTAACCGCGGTATCTGTTAAACCAAGGTTTAAGATTGTATCCATCATACCAGGCATTGATACTCTTGCTCCACTACGTACACTTAGTAATAATGGGTTCGTATCGCTTCCAAATTCTTTTCCTGTTTCTTCTTCTAGACGTTTTGTATACTTCTTGATGTCATCTAATAGTGCTTGTGAGTTTTGTTTTCCATTCTCATAATACGCCGTACACATGTCGGTCGTAATCGTGAAACCTGCAGGAACAGGAAATCCTTCACGTTTCATTTCTGATAAGTTGGCACCTTTACCTCCAAGCAAATTCTTTTGCTCTTTGGTACCTTCACCAAACATATAAATTCTCTTCACTAGAATCACCTTTCTATAAATTATATTCTCTCTAAAAAGTCCATTAAAAATTATATCATTGAAATATTTTGTTTGCAACTAATACAATCAAATTATCGCCAATTTATCAGATGATAACGCTTTTATTTTATGCGATTACTTGATACGGCACAATATCGACAATTTTTATTGTGCCATTGATTAATTTCACTGTATATAAATATGATTCACTATAAATTTCTGTTTCGTTTTGTCTTGTTAAATGAACTCGAAAAATATTGTCTTGATGCGCACTGACCTCAAAATCAAGAATTAAATCACCGACATAACTTCTTAAGTTTTCACAATCACGATGTTCGACTTCAGAATAAAAATCATCACACGTAAAGTTCCCAATCTCATCATAAGCTAGTGCGTCCATATAATCATCGATGAAGACGGTCATCTGTGCTTCTGTTATGTGATATGGGATATCTGTAAACAGTGGTGGGATTTTAAAACTATCTCCCATACTTGGAACAGTGATCGTTGTTGTGGTGATATTATCATCAACATCACGTAAACGGTAAGTTATTTCATAAAGCGTTTCATACCGTTTTGTCACAATCATTGAAATATCTTCAACTGTGAGTGACTGATATTTTCCTAAGTTAGCTTCTCTTCTTGCAATATAGGCATCCTTATCGTAATGGGGATCAATGGTATCATCATATAATACATCCGATGTTACACTTTCATCAAGATAGAGCGATTGATACAAGTTCAACTGACGTTCAAACCGGTCTATTTCATTACCATGTTCTGGGTCAACTTCATAAGTGATTTGAACATCTTCTTTATAAAAATACGCCATGTCATTAATATAGACAGTGACGATTGATTCTACAATTGACGTTACACGTCCATTTTCTTTATAATATTTAACATTAAAGGTATTGTCTTTTGGTGCATTTTCAACACTAATCAACTCATACGTAAATCCGCGTTCACGCGTATTATAAAAGTCAATAATACAGTCATCTGTTATAAACGCAGCCTCTTTCGCTTGGTATGCACAATAATCATACGGATTAATCTTTGTAAATTCATAAAAGGCAGCCTCTAATAAGACTTCAGGAATATCTGAAGACATCATATGATACTCTTCTTTTTCATAACTCGCAAGGAACCAACGCTTTGCTGTCTGATTATAATCTACGCGGATTTCATATGCTTCTTTTTCTGTGTTATCTAAATTGAACGCTTCAACAAGATATTCATTTTCCGCAATATATGTGACTTGCTTAATCTCATATTTACTGTCCACCGATTGGAAAAAGTCTTGCTCGTTTTTACATGTTTTCACTAAATCAGGCGAGGAGGTTGAGATATATTTATCACAGATACTCGCTTGACTCAACCTACCGTAATCTAGGGCATAGATTGTATTTAGCATATTTTCTAAATCCTTAGGGCTTAGAAAATTGCTTTCAATCGTGTAATCAAACATATCAAAATAGAGTGTTAAGCTATAGTCTTCAGATAAAATATTGCGGACATCAAAATACATAGTGAGTTTTTTCTCTCCTGCTAAAATGAGTTTAAACACTAATTCATTATCAATTCGTTCATAATCAAAGATGACCGATTGGCTATCAATCAGATTCATAATTTCGATACATTCTGTATCAATTTTATTCTCTTGAAAACAGAGATTTCTTACATTACTTGTTGTCACACCACGCATGAACTCATTAATATATATTTTAAGTTCATTAAATTCATTAATTACACTTTTATTATAGGTGATAATTTCATCAATTCGCATATCATCACCCAAAGATTCCATGGTGATATAGTATTGATACACAATCCGGTAGTCTCTAGCAAGCGCTATATTATAAATATATGTAAACGCGTCGATGCGGAATAACGACACACTGTCAAACTTATCATCAAACAAACGTAAGTAATCTCGATTCTCTGTACATTCTACCTGCGTTTCTGCTGCGAAATATTCTTGACAAAGGACCTCAGGATCGTCCCGGTCATCTAATGCCATAGTCGCATAAAATACAGCAACATCTTCTTTTGTAATATTAGGATTATCATTCATTGTTTGAAATAATACATTCGTAAAATAGATTTCATCGCCAATCATCTCATACTCGAATACAAACTGAAATACTTGGTTTTTGACACCTCTTTGTTCAACATAAATACTCTCGTTATTGATTGAAACGACAGGCTCACCTTCAAAATCATCATTATACAGCAACAAATAATTGGTAAAGACCGCATTACAATCATCTGCATTTCTGACAAAATATCGATCACAAGTCACTGTCTCTGTGGTCGATATTTCATCAATGATATCATTAAACTGTACGGTTGCGGTATCAATAATGACATCATCTGTGATACCTTCTTCTTCGCAACCAAATAATATTGTGATACTCATTAAGAAAACGATCGCTTTAAAGTAACGCATCGTATCACCCCTTTTATCTATTATACCACTTTTAAAAAAATCTGCACAATGAAATTCATTGTGCAGACACGTTTATTTTTTGACCTTAATCAGTGTTCCATCTTGATTTGGATGGTCTTTGATATATTCCAAAATCGGATCATAATGTTCATCCTTACCGGGTTTACATGAAGATAATTGATCAACTTCACCCGCTACAATCCCTTCAGCAAATCCACTACATCCAGGATATCCGCATGCTCCACAGTTATATCCTGGGAGTAGTTCTGTGATATCTTCTACGCGGTTATCTGCTTCAACTTTAAATATATCGGCCGCAAAGGCAAGTCCTAATCCTAAGACTAGACCCATAATAGCAAGGGTTAATGTGGCAGCCACTATGCATCACCCCGATGCGAACAACTAAAGTTATGACAACTTTTACAAGTAGCCTCATCAATTTTATCAAGCGATGCTTGTGGGACGGGCACTTTTTTATTCAAGGCATAACTAAGTATATATACCAAAACGAGTGAGCCAATCATAATATATGGTAACATTTAAATCACCCCAACTAAGCCAAAGAAAGCCATTGACATAATACCAGCAACGATTAAACTTATCGGAACACCACGCCAAGCCTTTGGAACATTAGCGGCTTCTAAACGCTCACGAATAGACGAAAAAGCAAAGATTACTAAGCCAAACCCTAATCCGGTACCGATTGCGGTCGATACCGCTATAAATAACCCTTGACCAAACGGGACAGTAGCTCCCCATATATTCGCTATATTCCCTTCACTGACACCTAAAATAGCACAGTTTGTCGTGATTAACGGTAAATAAATACCCAGTGATTTATATAATGATGTACTATAGCGTTTGATTACCATTTCAACAAATTGTACAAGTGATGCGATAACTAAGATAAATGCAATGGTTGAAATATACTCAATATTATATTGATATAGCACTAAATCATATAATGTATAGGTTACAGCAGAAGCAATAACCATGACGAATAAGACTGCAGCGCTCATACCAAGTGCACTGCTAGATTTTTTACTGACACCTAAGAAAGGACAAATTCCTAGAAATTGCATTAAGATGACATTGTTAATTAACATCGCAGAAATGATTGCCGTAGCAAATACTGTAAAACTCATGCTGCCTCACCACTTTCTTTTAAGGCTTTTGCTTTTTTTCGTGCTAACGCTTCTTTTTTCTTTTGTTCAATCCAGGCTTTTTTTGCCGCAGCTTCTTTCTCTTCTTTTCGAACTTTTTTAAATTGGAAGAAGGCAAGGATAAACGCGAGGGCAATAAAGGCACCTGGTGGTAAACTAAACATCGCAAGACCAAAATCTTTAATGGTTATTGAATCATCGAATAAATGGATAATTAAATCCAATGATAAACTTACCGGCTGATCGACAAAGAATGGTAAGTATTCTCCCCAAACCAGTCCACCAGTAGCTAAGAACTCACGAATTGATCCAATTACAATGAGGGCAAAGGTAAATCCTAATGCCATACCTAACCCATCGATAGCACTGTCTAAAACATTATTTTTAGACGCAAACGATTCAGCGCGACCTAAGATTAAACAGTTTACAACAATCAATGGAATAAATATACCTAGTGATTCATATAAAGCAAACGCATACGCTTCGGTAAACATCTCAACAAGTGTTACAAACGTTGCAATAATAACAATATATGAAGGGGTTCTAACATGTTCTGGGATATAGTGACGCAATAAACTGACGACAATATTACTAAAGGTTAATACAAAGATAACGAGTAATCCCATCCCAAGTGCAGTTTCAAACGTCGCCGTTACCGCTAAGGCTGGACACATTCCTAAAAGAAATACAAAGATCGGATTTTCGTTAAAGAACCCTTTTAAGAAGTTTTCTTTTTTACTCATTTGTCTCACCACCTTCGATATAGTCAACTGTTGCTTGTACAATTGTTTTTACCGATGTATATGTATAAGTAGCCCCAGTCTTACTATCATAACTAACATCTGATAGCGATTGATCACTAAGTCGTGGTAAATACGTTTTTTCAATCGTATTAACAAATGTGACCGTATTAGATGTCGACTGTATCACGACATCGGTGATGGTATTATTAACAACGCCGACTAAGACCGTGACATCACCATAATTGTTCATATCATATCCTTGATAGGCACGTCCAACTTCTTGTCCGTTACTATCATAGATGATCACTTCTTTCGTTAATACGCCATCTAATGATTTTGTTTCAAGCGTAAACTCTCCGGTTAAATCAAACATCTCTTCATACAATGCTAATTCGCGTTTCTGTGTATTCTCTTCAATGACAGGTGATGTTATTGCATTAACACCCCAGATAAAGAATCCACTTAAGGCACCAATAATAACAAGGACAATAGCTACTTTTAATTTATCCAGCATAAGAAACACCTACTAACGTTACGACAATGGATAAGATAATAATTGCGATAAAGATGAGTGATCGCTTACGATTAAAGCGAGGATGAGTGACTTTATAGTAATCAAAACTTGTCACAAACATATTCATAATTAAAATACTGAAGACAACACCTTCTGGTAACGCGCCAAAGATTC
This genomic interval carries:
- the gpmI gene encoding 2,3-bisphosphoglycerate-independent phosphoglycerate mutase, with the protein product MKKPVALIIMDGFGLEENETGNAVKMANTPNVDLLMKEYPTNTMRADGLAVGLPEGQMGNSEVGHMNLGAGRVVYQSLTRINKAIEDKSFFKNDTYLDAIKNVKDNDSKLHIMGLLSDGGVHSHILHIKAFLDLAKDQGVEETYVHALLDGRDVPPDSAPIYIQELLDYMDEINYGKIATVGGRYYGMDRDKNWERIQKHYDVMTQAKGPHYEDPIAGVKANHKEKIWDEFVIPFVVNKNGMIEDKDSVIFANFRPDRAIQISTALSNPEASGVEHKNGPHDITFVQTMSYSENVKGDIAFGLQKLDNMYGDVISDAGLNQLRIAETEKYAHVTFFFDGGVDKEIKNSKRVLVNSPKVATYDMQPEMSAYTVTEKILDEIASDKHDTIILNYANCDMVGHTGDIPATIKAVETVDECVGKVVDAILDKGGVAIVTADHGNAEKMLDEDGNIFTAHTTNLVPLIITDKDITIRDGGILADVAPTMLEYLGVEQPSEMTGKSLVNKK
- a CDS encoding uracil-DNA glycosylase, with translation MELPKDWRKRLETYTDLSYLDTIITVLNKAYQKNTIYPPKSDVFNALKECPFSDVKVVIIGQDPYHNKGQANGLAFSVHKGIKIPPSLKNIFKEMHNDLGIDIPQHGDLTTWARQGVLLLNAILTVEENAPLSHKNVGWQKLLIDIMSLLDQNDTPKVFVFWGNKAKVYKDYIHNPHHLVISSSHPSPLSARHSFFGSHVFSKINSFLKKNQRTPIDFSL
- a CDS encoding electron transport complex subunit E, which codes for MSKKENFLKGFFNENPIFVFLLGMCPALAVTATFETALGMGLLVIFVLTFSNIVVSLLRHYIPEHVRTPSYIVIIATFVTLVEMFTEAYAFALYESLGIFIPLIVVNCLILGRAESFASKNNVLDSAIDGLGMALGFTFALIVIGSIREFLATGGLVWGEYLPFFVDQPVSLSLDLIIHLFDDSITIKDFGLAMFSLPPGAFIALAFILAFFQFKKVRKEEKEAAAKKAWIEQKKKEALARKKAKALKESGEAA
- a CDS encoding folate family ECF transporter S component, with amino-acid sequence MRKTHFTLHILIRIAILVAIATVLKVGFSLTIATYRFTFYDIPLMIVGIMFGPLAGAIGGFTADWINIMVPNLATGFNLFTVSSMLWGIMPGLFLYKKEYSVLKLILVVLMTSTVTFGLNTLQLYIFFQEGSYAMFPARVVTLLIKLPLQMLVIDVLYRRVLAYDLETLKHSLS
- a CDS encoding RnfABCDGE type electron transport complex subunit B encodes the protein MAATLTLAIMGLVLGLGLAFAADIFKVEADNRVEDITELLPGYNCGACGYPGCSGFAEGIVAGEVDQLSSCKPGKDEHYDPILEYIKDHPNQDGTLIKVKK
- the ppdK gene encoding pyruvate, phosphate dikinase produces the protein MKRIYMFGEGTKEQKNLLGGKGANLSEMKREGFPVPAGFTITTDMCTAYYENGKQNSQALLDDIKKYTKRLEEETGKEFGSDTNPLLLSVRSGARVSMPGMMDTILNLGLTDTAVKGMIEKTGNPKFVYDIYRRFIQMFGEVVQGIEFDLFEDVLDKVKEEKGYDLDLELTADDWKFVSEEFLKIVKKETGKPFPQDPYTQLEMSVNAVFESWDTPRAKIYRKHNNIEDAWGTAVNVQEMVFGNTGDNSGTGVLFTRDPKTGEKEVFGEFLFNAQGEDIVAGIRTPLELDEFANKAPDIHAELMDIVERLEQHYRNMQDIEFTVEEGELYLLQTRNGKRTAAAGVKIAVDMVEEGLLSKEEAVDQIDVNAIDALLHPVFDEESLENGELLTTGLAASPGAATGKIVFSSERAAELKETTGEKLLLFRKETSPGDIEGMIVCEGFVTQLGGMTSHAAVVARGMGKCCVSGCNELSINEAEGYMTINGKKYPELTPFSIDGSTGKVYAGTIKTKVPEISGEFAQILEWSAEIKDLGVKANADNERDSLQALKFGAEGIGLCRTEHMFFDDERILDVRRMILAESKEAREAALEKILPHQLKDFKEIFSAMAGKTVTIRLLDPPLHEFLPHEDEVEEVAKELNITADKLREALDQLHEFNPMLGHRGCRLGVTYPEISVMQVKAIIQAALEVAAEGKVVKPEIMVPLVSTVKELTYLKDYIKETADALIKEAGVDLEYKVGTMVETPRAALTANEIGKEADFISYGTNDLTQMTFGFSRDDAGKFLKEYSDKKILPRDPFQAVDQDGVGQLVALSTTNAKKVNNDIVVGVCGEHGGEPTSIDFFHRSGLDYVSCSPFRIPVAIIAAAQAKIRNK
- a CDS encoding Rnf-Nqr domain containing protein, which translates into the protein MSFTVFATAIISAMLINNVILMQFLGICPFLGVSKKSSSALGMSAAVLFVMVIASAVTYTLYDLVLYQYNIEYISTIAFILVIASLVQFVEMVIKRYSTSLYKSLGIYLPLITTNCAILGVSEGNIANIWGATVPFGQGLFIAVSTAIGTGLGFGLVIFAFSSIRERLEAANVPKAWRGVPISLIVAGIMSMAFFGLVGVI